A portion of the Acidobacteriota bacterium genome contains these proteins:
- a CDS encoding acyl-CoA synthetase, with translation MTNGRTSRARDPAATAIVDGSGRHSYEELERGVAHLGGVLRRRLRSAAVPAGAGRVAFLVSPDFTYPLVQRSIGRAGAMAVPLSPLHPAAELRAILEDAEPHLVITDDRHGDRLRPVALEGAGSFHSVAELLAGEGTPPEDIPEDDPERPAMMLYTSGTTGRPKGVVLRRRHLSWQTEVLVEAWSWRPADRALLVLPLHHTHGIVNVLGCALAAGATCEMALAFDPRAVWHRLASGEITVLMAVPTIWSQMIEQWESASAAEREAWSAGAGGLRLAVSGSAALPVPVLDRWRAISGHTLLERYGMTEIGMALSNPLHGERRPGTVGKPLPGVETRIVDDAGGVLPTGEAGELEVRGPGVFDNYWRRTQETLQAFHKGWFRTGDEARIEADGVHRILGRRSVDILKCGGYKISALEIEQVLAGHPELAQIAVCGLPDETWGERIAAAVVLHPDRRANETALLDELRTWAGERLAPYKRPTRLKIFDRLPTNTLGKVVKREVVKRFEG, from the coding sequence CTGACCAACGGACGAACCTCGCGAGCGAGGGACCCGGCGGCGACGGCGATCGTCGACGGCAGCGGGCGCCACAGCTACGAAGAGCTCGAGCGCGGCGTCGCTCACCTCGGCGGGGTGCTGCGCCGCCGATTGCGGTCCGCGGCCGTACCCGCCGGAGCCGGCCGGGTCGCCTTCCTGGTGTCGCCGGACTTCACCTATCCGCTGGTGCAGCGATCCATCGGACGGGCCGGAGCGATGGCGGTGCCCCTCTCGCCGCTCCACCCGGCGGCGGAACTCCGGGCGATCCTCGAGGACGCCGAACCGCACCTGGTGATCACCGATGACCGCCACGGCGATCGCCTGCGCCCGGTCGCCCTCGAAGGAGCCGGCTCCTTTCATTCCGTCGCGGAGTTGCTCGCCGGTGAGGGCACGCCACCGGAGGACATACCCGAAGACGACCCGGAACGGCCGGCGATGATGCTCTACACCAGCGGCACCACCGGCCGCCCCAAGGGAGTAGTGCTCCGCCGCCGGCATCTGAGCTGGCAGACCGAGGTGCTGGTGGAAGCCTGGAGTTGGCGCCCCGCGGACCGGGCGCTCCTGGTCCTCCCCCTCCACCACACTCACGGCATCGTCAACGTACTCGGCTGTGCCCTGGCCGCCGGCGCAACCTGTGAGATGGCGCTGGCCTTCGACCCGCGAGCCGTCTGGCACCGCCTGGCCTCGGGCGAGATCACCGTGCTGATGGCGGTGCCGACCATCTGGTCGCAGATGATCGAACAGTGGGAGAGCGCGTCGGCGGCGGAACGAGAGGCCTGGTCCGCCGGCGCCGGCGGCCTGCGCCTGGCGGTCTCCGGCTCCGCCGCCCTGCCGGTGCCTGTACTCGACCGCTGGCGCGCGATCTCCGGCCACACCCTGCTCGAACGCTACGGCATGACCGAGATCGGAATGGCGTTGTCCAACCCCCTCCACGGCGAACGCCGTCCGGGCACCGTCGGCAAGCCTCTGCCGGGCGTCGAAACGCGCATCGTCGACGACGCCGGAGGGGTCCTGCCGACGGGCGAAGCGGGCGAACTGGAGGTCCGCGGCCCGGGGGTCTTCGACAACTACTGGCGGCGCACCCAAGAGACCCTCCAGGCATTCCACAAAGGCTGGTTCCGCACCGGCGACGAAGCGCGGATCGAGGCCGATGGCGTGCACCGCATTCTTGGCCGGCGAAGCGTGGACATCCTGAAATGCGGTGGCTACAAAATCTCCGCCCTGGAAATCGAGCAGGTGCTCGCCGGGCACCCGGAACTCGCCCAGATCGCCGTCTGCGGACTGCCGGACGAAACGTGGGGCGAACGGATCGCCGCGGCGGTGGTGCTGCATCCAGACCGCCGGGCCAACGAAACCGCCTTGCTCGACGAGCTGCGCACCTGGGCCGGCGAGCGCCTCGCGCCCTACAAACGGCCCACCCGCTTGAAGATCTTCGACCGGCTGCCCACCAATACCCTCGGCAAGGTGGTCAAAAGGGAGGTCGTGAAGCGATTCGAAGGCTAG
- a CDS encoding class I SAM-dependent methyltransferase, which produces MTYSWPDSFPRIPDEDWVGQRVGSLARGYDTVEAHGWYSNLDPTVETVAAWLPDGAVVVDYSGGTGILTERLLRRLPDHPCGVVIADSSPKFLRLAVEKLRHDERVAFRRIQFLKAERRLQLLEEVLAPDDGSSSATRLPVDAIVSTNAIHLYYDLADTLASWLRCLQSFHDAGPAGRAFVQSGNIRNPAAPKDHWIIDETVEHIHRAAVDLVGLDARYERFRGHLDEAEHMAAHRNLRQKFFLPVRPLETYLSAFEDAGFEILETDCRPVTARVDEWYEFLAVYHEGVLGWAGGAEKVTGEAAPEEIVQARLDLMRHAMERVFGGRESFEAAWTYWVAAPHS; this is translated from the coding sequence ATGACCTACTCCTGGCCGGACTCGTTTCCCCGCATCCCCGACGAAGACTGGGTGGGCCAACGGGTCGGCTCCCTGGCCCGCGGCTACGACACCGTAGAGGCCCACGGCTGGTACTCGAACCTCGACCCGACGGTCGAAACGGTCGCCGCCTGGCTGCCGGACGGCGCCGTGGTGGTGGACTACTCCGGCGGCACCGGCATCCTCACCGAGCGCTTGCTGCGTCGCCTGCCGGACCATCCCTGCGGGGTGGTGATCGCTGACTCGTCGCCCAAATTCTTGCGCCTGGCGGTGGAGAAATTGCGGCACGATGAGCGAGTGGCATTCCGCCGCATCCAGTTCCTCAAGGCGGAGCGCCGCCTGCAGCTCCTCGAAGAGGTACTGGCGCCGGACGACGGCTCCAGCTCGGCGACGAGGCTGCCGGTCGACGCCATCGTCTCCACCAACGCCATCCACCTCTACTACGACCTCGCCGACACCCTCGCCTCCTGGCTGCGCTGCTTGCAGAGTTTCCACGACGCCGGCCCGGCCGGCCGCGCATTCGTGCAGTCCGGCAACATTCGCAATCCGGCGGCGCCGAAGGATCACTGGATCATCGACGAAACGGTGGAGCACATCCACCGGGCAGCGGTCGATCTGGTGGGCCTCGATGCGCGCTACGAGCGCTTTCGCGGCCACCTCGACGAGGCTGAGCACATGGCCGCCCACCGCAACCTGCGACAGAAATTCTTCCTGCCGGTGCGGCCCCTGGAGACCTACCTATCGGCCTTCGAAGACGCCGGCTTTGAGATCCTCGAGACGGACTGCCGGCCGGTAACCGCCCGGGTGGACGAGTGGTACGAGTTCCTGGCGGTCTACCACGAGGGGGTGCTCGGATGGGCCGGCGGCGCCGAGAAGGTCACCGGCGAGGCGGCGCCGGAGGAGATCGTCCAGGCTCGCCTCGATCTGATGCGCCACGCCATGGAGCGGGTCTTCGGTGGCCGCGAGAGCTTCGAAGCCGCCTGGACTTATTGGGTGGCCGCGCCCCATTCCTGA
- a CDS encoding MFS transporter translates to MNSSSPAATDWRRTVLLPSVFLLVAMLNLTLVVAGLKELIVDELGGTARDASLFFSIEMLAYVLFAPLWGVLSDRLGRRVPLAAVGFLLTAPLYASYGLLDSVPAFLAVRFVQGATAVLGWSTLMAMVLDQPDQKRRGRYMGIMGGALTLGVSIGAPLGGHITRSMGPRAPLEVAAGLFLLLGVGTLIFLRDSGQVRRQIQIGQILGTLRLQPRLLLPYGFYFVDRLTVGFFVVLFPLYLGSLGVEDPAVRGRYLALFLFPFSLLQPLAGRLTEKTGPLKPLLAGSFLYGTALCFVGTTGLYSLWFVMVLLGLLAAVMFPPLITLTAQLSEESTRGSAMGGFNLAGSLGFAVGPLLGAWALETRGYGFAFLISGTTEILAVVATLVLLRWFLRTPEKYRIT, encoded by the coding sequence ATGAATAGCTCTTCCCCCGCCGCGACGGACTGGCGCCGTACCGTCCTGCTGCCGTCGGTCTTCCTGCTGGTGGCGATGCTCAACCTCACCCTGGTGGTGGCCGGTTTGAAGGAGCTGATCGTCGACGAGCTGGGGGGTACGGCCCGGGACGCCAGCCTGTTCTTCTCCATCGAGATGCTGGCCTACGTGCTGTTCGCACCGCTGTGGGGGGTACTGAGCGACCGCCTGGGCCGGCGGGTACCGTTGGCCGCCGTCGGCTTCCTCTTGACGGCGCCGCTCTACGCCTCCTACGGCCTGCTCGACTCGGTGCCGGCGTTCCTCGCCGTACGCTTCGTGCAGGGCGCGACGGCGGTGCTCGGCTGGTCCACCCTGATGGCGATGGTCCTCGACCAGCCGGACCAAAAACGGCGCGGGCGGTACATGGGCATCATGGGCGGCGCGCTGACGCTGGGAGTCTCCATCGGCGCCCCTCTGGGCGGCCACATCACCCGCTCGATGGGTCCCCGAGCGCCCCTCGAAGTGGCCGCCGGCCTGTTCTTGCTGCTGGGGGTGGGCACGCTCATCTTCCTGCGCGACTCCGGCCAGGTGCGCCGGCAAATCCAGATCGGTCAGATCCTCGGTACCCTGCGCCTCCAGCCGCGCTTGCTCCTGCCCTACGGCTTCTATTTCGTGGACCGCCTGACGGTGGGGTTCTTCGTCGTCCTGTTCCCGCTCTACCTGGGCAGCCTGGGAGTGGAGGATCCGGCGGTGCGCGGCCGCTATCTGGCGCTCTTCCTCTTTCCCTTCTCGCTGCTGCAACCCCTCGCCGGACGGCTCACCGAGAAGACCGGCCCCTTGAAGCCCCTCCTCGCCGGCTCTTTCCTCTACGGAACGGCGCTGTGCTTCGTCGGCACCACCGGCCTCTACTCCCTGTGGTTCGTGATGGTGCTCCTCGGCCTGCTGGCGGCGGTGATGTTCCCGCCGCTCATCACCTTGACCGCTCAACTGAGCGAAGAAAGCACCCGCGGCAGCGCCATGGGCGGCTTCAACCTCGCCGGCTCCCTCGGCTTCGCCGTCGGCCCCCTGCTCGGTGCCTGGGCGCTTGAAACCCGCGGCTACGGCTTCGCGTTCTTGATCAGCGGCACGACGGAGATTCTGGCGGTGGTGGCGACGCTGGTCCTGCTGCGCTGGTTCCTGCGGACCCCCGAGAAGTACCGGATTACATAG
- a CDS encoding sialidase family protein produces the protein MKRQISWPLRWMLSASAIAVACASPEPNDVAPRGRLGGGGAPILPVVASGIEITPDGFWSEQPWAAEDDWEPAVAVAPDEEGVVHQLTTRYGTSFGTPDPAVVARRSLDSGWTWQADALLEAAPVTQNDPQVITASGGWVFAAWIEGFEPGVKVVRSSDSGVTWSAPITILQAGKPPDFSDKPILVASADGQRVWVAFNASDGWVASSDDFGASFGVPHRTSADGRYWFHNGGAVALDGAVWFTAVDYSQDYSGDSNIRLVTSPDGEPPWQTPTLDTSRELPPCTWDPGCPEGFLGPTSAVAVDAAGRIVVAYSAARVPNGTLHLYTRRSTDGGATWSPPVEISAGRGHHTFPALAAGPVPGDFRLAWQDDGAGTGFWNTRLARSTDGGLTWSAPVRLSDRGDGAPYKDPLGYVFPYGDYLELAVDSAGREHVIWGEGPGWQGPGNVWWTRRADALTIFEDGFESGGTGHWSAQDR, from the coding sequence GTGAAACGGCAGATTTCCTGGCCATTGCGGTGGATGCTGTCCGCGAGTGCGATCGCCGTGGCCTGCGCATCACCGGAACCCAACGACGTTGCCCCACGCGGCCGCCTCGGCGGTGGTGGAGCGCCGATCCTTCCGGTCGTGGCTTCAGGGATCGAAATCACCCCCGATGGGTTTTGGAGCGAGCAGCCCTGGGCGGCCGAGGACGACTGGGAGCCGGCGGTGGCCGTTGCGCCGGATGAAGAGGGAGTCGTCCACCAGCTCACCACCCGCTACGGGACGAGCTTCGGTACTCCGGACCCGGCGGTGGTCGCTCGGCGCTCCCTGGACAGCGGGTGGACCTGGCAGGCGGATGCACTGCTCGAGGCGGCGCCGGTCACTCAGAACGATCCTCAGGTGATCACCGCGTCCGGCGGATGGGTGTTCGCCGCCTGGATCGAGGGCTTCGAGCCGGGCGTGAAGGTGGTCCGCTCCAGCGACTCCGGAGTCACCTGGTCGGCGCCGATCACCATCCTTCAGGCGGGCAAGCCGCCGGACTTCTCCGACAAGCCCATTCTCGTCGCCTCAGCCGATGGTCAGCGGGTGTGGGTGGCCTTCAACGCCAGCGACGGTTGGGTGGCCTCGTCGGACGACTTCGGCGCCTCCTTCGGTGTGCCGCACCGAACCTCCGCCGACGGCCGGTACTGGTTCCACAACGGCGGAGCGGTGGCGCTGGACGGTGCCGTCTGGTTCACCGCCGTCGACTACAGCCAGGACTACTCCGGCGATTCCAACATTCGGCTGGTGACATCACCGGACGGCGAGCCTCCCTGGCAGACCCCCACCCTGGATACCTCCCGGGAACTGCCGCCCTGCACCTGGGATCCCGGCTGTCCGGAAGGTTTCCTCGGCCCCACCTCGGCGGTGGCGGTGGACGCCGCCGGCCGCATCGTCGTCGCCTACTCGGCGGCGCGGGTACCCAACGGAACCCTCCACCTCTACACCCGCCGTTCGACGGACGGTGGCGCCACCTGGTCGCCGCCGGTGGAGATCAGCGCCGGCAGAGGCCATCACACCTTCCCGGCTCTCGCCGCGGGACCGGTGCCAGGGGACTTCCGCTTGGCCTGGCAGGACGATGGGGCGGGGACCGGATTCTGGAACACCCGCCTCGCCCGCTCGACGGACGGCGGCCTCACCTGGTCGGCGCCGGTGCGGCTGTCGGACCGCGGCGACGGTGCGCCCTACAAAGATCCTCTCGGCTATGTTTTTCCCTATGGCGACTATCTGGAACTGGCGGTGGACTCGGCCGGCCGCGAGCACGTCATCTGGGGAGAGGGCCCCGGCTGGCAAGGGCCGGGAAACGTCTGGTGGACCCGCCGCGCCGATGCCCTGACGATCTTCGAGGATGGATTCGAGTCGGGAGGGACCGGTCACTGGTCGGCTCAAGACCGATGA